The Polyangiaceae bacterium genome includes a region encoding these proteins:
- a CDS encoding VWA domain-containing protein, with protein sequence MAKSRAVGCLLVLAGIAGACSASSGGDDSSGGGGGQAGNGATGGGGGISIGGSSGSGGGLNIDSGQGGSGGGGGFAGDACATTGSKAADPTTAPADIIWAVDQSGSMNQETAYVQSKINDFAKAIGNSNIDYHVVMIASTSGGNSICVPAPLSNGSCGDGPRFRLVNVGVDSNDALNKIIDHYAKYSDFLRLSATKHFVVVTDDNATDSPMNSAAAFTNKLATLQPTGMFAKWIFHSIYAFGTIPFVGCIGAFGTGAAFGKVYEDLVKQTGGAQGEICLGDWTPVFNAITTAVIINSKVSCEYEIPQPGAGQTLDPNKVNVDYLPGGQPPANPIPRVNDLAGCSSGPSLGGWYFDNNAAPSKILLCPQTCAAVQSDPAAKIDVKFGCESVFKPPA encoded by the coding sequence ATGGCGAAGTCGAGGGCAGTGGGATGTCTGTTGGTGCTCGCAGGAATTGCCGGCGCGTGCAGCGCCAGCAGCGGCGGCGACGACTCGTCGGGCGGCGGCGGCGGACAAGCCGGTAACGGCGCGACCGGCGGCGGAGGAGGAATTTCCATCGGCGGTAGCTCCGGCAGCGGCGGTGGTCTCAACATCGACTCGGGTCAAGGCGGCAGCGGCGGCGGCGGAGGCTTCGCCGGGGATGCCTGCGCGACCACCGGGAGCAAGGCGGCCGATCCGACCACGGCGCCCGCGGACATCATCTGGGCCGTCGATCAGTCCGGCAGCATGAACCAGGAGACCGCGTACGTTCAGAGCAAGATCAATGATTTTGCCAAGGCCATCGGCAACAGCAACATCGACTACCACGTGGTGATGATCGCCTCGACGAGCGGCGGCAACTCCATCTGCGTACCAGCGCCGCTCTCGAACGGGAGCTGTGGCGATGGCCCGCGCTTCCGCCTGGTCAACGTTGGAGTGGACAGCAACGACGCGCTCAACAAGATCATCGACCACTACGCCAAGTACTCCGACTTCTTGCGCCTGAGCGCGACCAAGCACTTCGTCGTGGTCACGGACGACAACGCGACGGACTCGCCGATGAACTCGGCCGCGGCGTTCACCAACAAGCTCGCCACGCTCCAGCCGACCGGCATGTTCGCCAAGTGGATCTTCCACTCGATCTACGCCTTCGGCACCATCCCCTTCGTGGGCTGCATCGGCGCCTTCGGCACGGGAGCCGCCTTCGGCAAGGTCTACGAAGACCTCGTCAAGCAGACCGGCGGCGCGCAAGGCGAGATCTGCCTGGGCGACTGGACGCCGGTGTTCAACGCCATCACCACCGCCGTGATCATCAACTCCAAGGTCTCCTGCGAGTACGAGATCCCGCAGCCCGGCGCCGGCCAGACGCTCGACCCGAACAAGGTCAACGTCGACTACCTGCCCGGCGGGCAGCCGCCTGCGAACCCGATCCCGCGCGTCAACGATCTGGCCGGCTGCTCCTCGGGACCGAGCCTGGGCGGCTGGTACTTCGACAACAACGCGGCCCCGTCCAAGATCCTGCTCTGCCCGCAGACCTGCGCCGCGGTGCAGTCCGACCCGGCGGCGAAGATCGACGTGAAGTTCGGCTGCGAGAGCGTGTTCAAGCCGCCAGCTTGA
- a CDS encoding IgGFc-binding protein, with product MRWIAWGGVAWVLALACTETDVVARGSGAAGGGSGGLGGSGGSLVIDGGGGASGCKPCSDDFTQVLDCDGNVKETCPGSLLCGAGTCMAPCDAATVNRSTVGCDYYAVTLNAMEAGFGGCFVAFIANTFKEAARVQASWGGTAISMAQHAKLPKGTGPSISYAPYDPAVGIPPGEVAILFLANDPVWHGSWKPPAACPVPAAIGLDAHVHWGVNLSTGRGKAFHITTDRPVVAYQMLPYRAAYAATTGATLLLPTSAWDTNYIAVEAWTAGDYQGLPIPPSLALVAKSDATTVKILPKHAIKDGYDVKGSPANSVATYTLDAGQTIEIIQAEDFTGSPIESDKPIGVFAGHLGLRIPNDVDWSDHAEQQIPPVRALGSEYAVVSYRDRVPGYEEKRKHRLVGAVDGTKLSFDPLLPNAPASLELGSVVELETDLPFVVKSQDADHPFMVFTYMSGSGQIANQGGPAGYGDPDFVRIVPGLQYMKRYVFFTDPTYPETNLVVVRRKGKTGFADVTLGCAGVLGGWQAVGKGDSYEYTRVDLSRHNFEPQGNCDNGRHEMTSAESFGLWVWGWGSPETRPGKPDPCNTNEPDNSCDVSYAYPAGESVAPINTVYVPPIPK from the coding sequence ATGCGCTGGATCGCGTGGGGCGGTGTTGCCTGGGTGCTGGCGCTGGCCTGCACCGAGACCGACGTCGTCGCGCGCGGTAGCGGCGCCGCAGGGGGCGGCAGCGGAGGGCTCGGCGGCAGCGGAGGCTCGCTGGTGATCGACGGCGGGGGTGGCGCATCCGGCTGCAAGCCGTGCTCGGACGACTTCACGCAGGTGCTCGACTGCGACGGCAACGTGAAGGAGACCTGCCCGGGCTCGCTCCTGTGCGGCGCCGGCACCTGCATGGCGCCGTGTGACGCGGCGACCGTGAATCGCTCCACGGTGGGCTGCGACTACTACGCCGTCACGCTCAACGCGATGGAGGCCGGCTTCGGCGGCTGCTTCGTCGCGTTCATCGCCAACACCTTCAAGGAAGCGGCGCGCGTGCAGGCGAGCTGGGGCGGCACCGCCATCAGCATGGCGCAGCACGCCAAGCTCCCCAAGGGCACGGGCCCGTCCATCAGCTACGCGCCCTACGACCCCGCCGTCGGCATCCCGCCCGGTGAGGTCGCGATTTTGTTCCTGGCCAACGACCCGGTGTGGCACGGGAGCTGGAAGCCGCCGGCCGCGTGCCCGGTGCCGGCGGCCATCGGGCTCGACGCCCACGTGCACTGGGGGGTGAACCTGAGCACCGGTCGCGGCAAGGCGTTCCACATCACCACCGATCGACCCGTGGTCGCCTACCAGATGTTGCCCTACCGGGCGGCTTACGCGGCGACGACCGGCGCGACCTTGCTCCTGCCCACCAGCGCCTGGGACACGAACTACATCGCGGTCGAGGCCTGGACCGCCGGAGACTACCAGGGGTTGCCCATCCCACCCTCGCTCGCCCTGGTGGCGAAGAGCGACGCGACCACGGTCAAGATCCTGCCGAAGCACGCCATCAAGGACGGCTACGACGTCAAGGGCTCACCGGCCAACAGCGTCGCGACCTACACCCTGGACGCGGGTCAGACCATCGAGATCATCCAGGCCGAGGACTTCACCGGCAGCCCCATCGAGTCGGACAAACCCATCGGCGTGTTCGCCGGGCACCTGGGCCTGCGCATCCCGAACGACGTCGACTGGAGCGATCACGCGGAGCAGCAGATCCCCCCGGTGCGCGCCCTCGGTAGCGAATACGCGGTAGTGAGCTACCGCGACCGCGTGCCGGGCTACGAGGAGAAGCGCAAGCACCGGCTCGTAGGCGCCGTGGACGGGACGAAGCTCAGCTTCGATCCTCTGCTGCCGAACGCTCCGGCGAGCCTCGAGCTCGGTAGCGTGGTCGAGTTGGAGACCGATTTGCCCTTCGTGGTGAAGAGCCAGGACGCCGATCACCCCTTCATGGTCTTCACCTACATGTCCGGCTCGGGCCAGATCGCGAACCAGGGCGGTCCGGCGGGCTACGGCGACCCCGACTTCGTGCGCATCGTGCCCGGCCTTCAGTACATGAAGCGCTACGTGTTCTTCACGGACCCGACCTATCCGGAGACGAACCTGGTCGTAGTGCGGCGGAAGGGCAAGACGGGGTTCGCCGACGTCACGCTCGGCTGCGCCGGAGTGCTCGGCGGCTGGCAAGCGGTGGGCAAGGGCGACAGCTACGAGTACACGCGCGTCGATCTGTCGCGGCACAACTTCGAGCCGCAGGGAAACTGCGACAACGGCCGGCACGAGATGACCTCGGCGGAGAGCTTCGGGCTCTGGGTCTGGGGCTGGGGCTCGCCGGAGACGCGCCCGGGCAAGCCGGATCCCTGCAACACGAACGAGCCGGACAACTCCTGCGACGTCAGCTACGCGTACCCGGCCGGCGAGAGCGTGGCGCCCATCAACACGGTGTACGTGCCGCCGATCCCGAAGTGA
- the smpB gene encoding SsrA-binding protein SmpB translates to MAKGGSDKKDLGGDRLVSKNRRAFFDYEVSDTLEAGLVLIGSEVRALRVQGCDLSDAWVDIQRDEAWVKGMRVPVLPHAAFGHEEKRQRKLLLHREQIEHLRGASEREGMTLIVTKCYFKNNHAKLEIALARGKKRHDKRQSIRERDASREAEAAMRRGRR, encoded by the coding sequence ATGGCCAAGGGCGGCTCGGACAAGAAGGACCTCGGCGGCGACCGGCTGGTCAGCAAGAACCGCCGGGCGTTCTTCGACTACGAGGTGTCCGACACGCTGGAGGCGGGCCTGGTGCTGATCGGCAGCGAGGTGCGCGCCCTCCGCGTGCAGGGCTGCGACCTGAGCGACGCCTGGGTGGACATCCAACGCGACGAGGCCTGGGTCAAGGGCATGCGCGTGCCCGTCTTGCCCCACGCCGCCTTCGGCCACGAAGAGAAGCGGCAGCGCAAGCTCTTGCTCCACCGCGAGCAGATCGAGCACCTGCGCGGCGCCAGCGAGCGCGAGGGCATGACCCTGATCGTGACCAAGTGCTACTTCAAGAACAACCACGCCAAGCTCGAGATCGCGCTGGCGCGCGGCAAGAAGAGGCACGACAAGCGGCAGAGCATCCGCGAGCGAGACGCTTCGCGCGAGGCGGAAGCCGCCATGCGCCGGGGCCGCCGCTGA
- a CDS encoding metallophosphoesterase family protein has product MAWSSWAPVPAWSATIEGVRVAAHHARPGSDMNGVMPDATAAEVDEVLKAAEADILVVGHTHRAMALRLGDKLVLNPGALLRDPADSWERELPTPGTFAVLELPARRWTVIRAQTGKPVEIVRAWRS; this is encoded by the coding sequence ATCGCGTGGTCGAGCTGGGCCCCGGTGCCGGCCTGGTCGGCCACGATCGAGGGCGTGCGCGTCGCCGCGCACCACGCCAGGCCAGGCAGCGACATGAACGGCGTCATGCCCGACGCGACCGCGGCCGAGGTGGACGAGGTGCTGAAGGCGGCGGAGGCCGACATTCTCGTCGTCGGCCACACGCACCGCGCGATGGCGCTCCGCCTCGGCGACAAGCTCGTGCTCAACCCGGGTGCTCTGCTCCGCGACCCGGCCGACAGCTGGGAGCGCGAACTCCCGACTCCGGGCACGTTCGCCGTGCTCGAGCTGCCGGCGAGGCGCTGGACGGTGATCAGGGCGCAGACGGGGAAGCCGGTCGAGATCGTGAGGGCGTGGCGGAGTTAG
- a CDS encoding pyridoxal phosphate-dependent aminotransferase translates to MPRPPQTSAATSSLSDRVYGALLDEAKRRPGPVHLLNVGDTYLEPLPAARAEAQLAAEHPRLHNYAPVQGEPALLDAIQERVERVHGVALERPNLQVMSGATGGFTVVATALLEPGDEVLLLSPFWPLIRGIVESRSARAVELPFYTRLGEPGFDAEALLESAITPRTVAVYVNTPNNPTGRVLAPEVADAIARVVTRRNLWLWCDEAYEELWYGATRPKALWARDDLGERAIACHTLSKSHALAGARIGYTHGPASVMPAIRGAQTFLTYCAPRPLQFGGARALAEGDAWVESTRRLYAETGRRAASALGLPPPEGGTFFFFDASRYFRAGEDIQAFLRRCLDAGVLLTPGAASGKDYESWARLCFTAIPPAELEDALGRLAPLLG, encoded by the coding sequence ATGCCCCGCCCGCCCCAGACCTCCGCCGCGACCTCCAGCCTGTCCGATCGCGTGTACGGCGCGCTGCTCGACGAAGCCAAGCGCCGTCCCGGCCCGGTGCACCTGCTCAACGTCGGCGACACCTACCTGGAGCCGCTGCCCGCTGCGCGCGCGGAGGCCCAGCTCGCGGCGGAGCACCCGCGCCTGCACAACTACGCCCCGGTTCAGGGCGAGCCCGCGCTGCTCGACGCCATCCAGGAGCGCGTGGAGCGCGTGCACGGCGTGGCTCTCGAGCGCCCGAACCTGCAGGTGATGTCCGGCGCCACAGGCGGGTTCACCGTGGTGGCGACGGCGCTGCTCGAGCCCGGCGACGAGGTGCTGCTGCTCTCGCCGTTCTGGCCCCTGATCCGCGGCATCGTCGAGTCGCGCTCGGCGCGGGCCGTGGAGCTCCCGTTCTACACGCGGCTCGGCGAGCCAGGCTTCGACGCGGAGGCACTGCTCGAGTCCGCCATCACGCCGCGCACGGTGGCCGTCTACGTGAACACCCCCAACAACCCCACCGGTCGCGTGCTCGCACCGGAGGTCGCCGACGCCATCGCTCGAGTGGTGACCCGCAGGAACCTCTGGCTCTGGTGCGACGAGGCCTACGAGGAGCTGTGGTACGGCGCCACGCGCCCGAAGGCGCTGTGGGCGCGAGACGACCTCGGCGAGCGCGCGATCGCTTGCCACACGCTCTCCAAGAGCCACGCGCTCGCCGGCGCTCGCATCGGCTACACCCACGGCCCCGCCAGCGTGATGCCCGCCATCCGCGGCGCGCAGACCTTCTTGACGTACTGCGCGCCGCGCCCGCTGCAGTTCGGGGGGGCGCGCGCCCTGGCCGAGGGCGACGCTTGGGTCGAGAGCACGCGCCGCCTGTATGCCGAGACCGGACGCCGCGCCGCGAGCGCGCTCGGGCTGCCGCCGCCCGAAGGCGGCACGTTCTTCTTCTTCGACGCGAGCCGCTACTTCCGCGCCGGCGAGGACATCCAGGCGTTCCTGCGGCGCTGCCTGGACGCGGGCGTCCTGCTCACGCCCGGCGCCGCTTCGGGCAAGGACTACGAGAGCTGGGCGCGCCTGTGCTTCACCGCGATTCCGCCCGCGGAGCTCGAAGACGCGCTCGGTCGGCTCGCGCCGCTCCTGGGCTAG